The window AATATAATCACTTATTCGCCATTCTGTACCAGTCAACACGAATTTTAGCCCGTAAACTAGCCAGAGCATGATGTGAGGTAAATATCTTGACATTTTGGTTAGTCTTTGTGAAGCTACACTTCCGCTTCCGCTATTAAAGTCGCGAAGTCTCTGTTATTCTTCTTCTAATTACATCAAAATTAGCTCGAAATGACCATGTGAGCCAGGTGTAGTGTGTCCTTAATAGAAAAAACTGCTCCTACAATGTGAAAACGCTTCAACACGGGGTCCTGAAATCGATGGAAAGCTTTGCAAATGTGCACCAATGAGAAGGCTGTTTCAGCCGATCACATGCTAATGACCCGCGTTTCCTCTTAGGTTTAAGAGAAATAATCGAATATATCTATCAAAATCCGCTTTAGATCAAAATAGTAACGATTCAAGGTTAGTAATATGACATTAAACTACGTGTAGCAAGTAAAATTTGAAGACTACCACAGGAATTGAAAACCATGAGTAAGACATATGTACGTCGAGATCATAACAGTTCTGTGAACCAAAGTGGGGGAATCGTCAGTGAGGTACATCCTTACCTGTTACTCCATACGTGGAGTTTCAGAACATGATGAATGGAGATGAATGAGATATGATTAATATCTCCATCTTGTTGGGAACAGCAACACCCTTCAAGACCCATTCTGATCAACTATGTAAACATAAATACTTAAAGAGTAAGTACTGAACTTCATTATAGATATCTCTGGTACTCTTAAGTAAATTTTAGATACTACATTTAGTATTATGTATGAGGTGGTAGATGTTATCTCATGATTCTCTAAATCTGACGTAACCCCTGAATATAGCTTTATGACAGGCAAAATGCAACAGCTATCATGTGCCAGTTACGTTGTGTTTTATTCCAGGTAAAAGAGTCCTGGAAGAAGAAATTAAGGAGATCAAATCAGTCAGTGACTCTTTGCAGAAAGAGCTGGCAACTTGTAAGACAcaaaatcatcattaataattgTATTTGAATCtacatgaaatatatttattgtaccTTCTAGATGTACCTGTTGCTGGCAACTGTTTATGCTGTGTGTTATATACCATATATAATGTTTATTGTATAATTGTATATTATTACTAGGctggctgttgttgtttttacagtacAAAATAAAGCTTACCAACTGGAAGGAATccataaagaaaaagaaggtaCACACACATTAGTCTAGCAAACAATTGTACATTTGTAATTGCCGTGTagttaatgtttttataaactgtgtcaggaatttatttatttttttaaacacagacacttAATGTGAATAAGACAGATTGTGTAATTACTGTGATATGTATCTCCAGAGTTGTGCAGGAAGCTGCAGTTCCAGTGTGAGGAATCTGAGCAGGACTCTGCTAGGTGAGCTCCACACgaaccaaataaaaaacattactgAGTGTCTTCAGTACTTTGTTGACACCTGTAGTCTGAACATGACCCATCAACAGACCTCaatcatgtgttgtgtttcatgtgtaacactagatggcagcaaCTTCTCATTTTAGAATCCTgagtacttttttttcttttttctttttgaagttCAAACTCTACCTGTCTTGTTTAGATCTACAACgacatcttgatttttttttctccagtccTGATGTTGGCTGTGTCTGTTTCTACTAATTAATCTTCAATTTACTATTTGTGCTGTCTGTATATAACTTTTTAATGTCCTATTTGTATAATGATATAATTTGAATGTACCTTTTTTAATGATAATCTTTAATTCAGTGTCATATATTGACTTAAGTAATCTTCACCAAGATGAATTTAAGGTATTAAAATTAGACATGTACTTGTGTGTTATTCTTAACATTATTGACTTTGCAGTTTTAGTAAAGCCCTTAAgaagattttattgttttagcATGAAGGCTAATGAGTTTATGATTGCATCTTCACCTTCCTGGACATCAACCATTGATTTGTTGGTGGCAGAAGAGAAAGTTCCATCATTTAAAGACTTGAGTCTGATACCTCTGTCgactttttagtttttcagcTTTTGCATGTTGTTTCTAGTTTTTAGTCATATTTAACTCACAGGTATTTATTCACAAAAGCTTTCCTAAAAGGCAGCATTTAAGTGTTGTGCAATTGATTATTCAACACCACATCCTTAGGTAGGGCATAGCTCTTTTGTGTATTATCACAGGACCATGTGATGATGGTATATTGTATCCAGTATTACACACACTGAACAATTTAATCAAAGCTTGTGCCAGGTCTCCTGTGCAGACTTTTagatatgtctttttttttttttttttatcttaaactGAGTGAtgaattgtgtgtatgtgtgtgttgcaggctGTTACAACAGAACAAGAAAAGTGAGGAACTGCTGGAACAGTACAGATGTGAAATCCAGGAATTCAAACTTAAACACCGGAAGCAGCGGTAAATAAAACCCTAAAAGTGCAATGGTTtataagatttttttaaaaacgtatTGAACAACCATGTGATTGTGATCTAAATTTAAtgaaagctgtttgtttttgcaggaTGAAGTTTGAAAACCAACTTCATCAACTGATAGAGCAGCATAAGAATCTGCAGTCTGTCTTCGTAAGTTTGCCTATTTAGTATAAAAATGAGTAACTTATTGCCCTATCTATATTTTCcccatacatttttaaaaatagaatgATGAAATTGTTGTTAATGACTATTGTTGTTTGAATTGTTATTTAGACTCCAAAAAGGCTCCCAGATGAAATAGGAAAtgctgaaaatataaaatctcAGCTGTTATCAGCTGGTAAGTATCTTCCAGTCATGTCTGCACATTCTTTTGAAAAGCATGCATacagtaaaacatttgcttttgttCATGCAtgaataaagtgtttgttttccatttctGACCCCTTTGATCTGGTCTTGTTCTGTGATTCTTACAGAACAAATGAAGTTGGCTCAACTGCACTGCCTCCATGAAGAGCTAGAAGAGgtgaagaaacagaagcagcCAAGAATAACAGCGGCAGAGGTTCAGGGGGAGTAAAAACACGTTTCCAGgttgtttttagaaaatgagAGGTAATAATTTTGTCAGGTGAAAACCATAGATCTCCCAAATGTCAGCTACCGAGGGTTGCAGAGTCCCTCCAAAAACCGGTTCAGGGAGAAAACCAAAGCTTTCGTTGACctcaaaatgaaatgcaattaCATGAACTTTAGTGATTTTTACTAGTGACATCCAAGTTAAAAAGTCTGTCAACCAAACTCTCTCCTTTCTCTATgtgcttgttgtttttatattagTTGTTCTGTGAGGCAtgggtttgttttgttatcttaTGCCAAATTTGATGTATTAgtaaaatctgaaatattttaCGTTCTCAGATAGGTTAATGGTGTTTTGTAGATAGGTAAATGCCAGTAGCAGTATCCTGTATAATACTATGTTAATCTTACTAAAATTTTGTGTATTGAGATGatataaatgttaatatatttaaaattacTAAGTTAATTCAATGTGACATAGTCGTCAAATGGGTTTTATTCTATGAATCTTAACGAGCctataaatgaaaacagtacaaCCATCCACTACAAtttacacactgtatatactttATCTGCATAGCCACATTCAACTTCAGCTGTAAAGAGTTTTAATAAAAGACAGTATTTCAAATACAATGTAATactatttcagtttttttttaaagaaca is drawn from Pagrus major chromosome 3, Pma_NU_1.0 and contains these coding sequences:
- the LOC140993795 gene encoding synaptonemal complex central element protein 1 gives rise to the protein MINISILLGTATPFKTHSDQLCKHKYLKSKRVLEEEIKEIKSVSDSLQKELATLQNKAYQLEGIHKEKEELCRKLQFQCEESEQDSARLLQQNKKSEELLEQYRCEIQEFKLKHRKQRMKFENQLHQLIEQHKNLQSVFTPKRLPDEIGNAENIKSQLLSAEQMKLAQLHCLHEELEEVKKQKQPRITAAEVQGE